The stretch of DNA CGGCGCCACGACGATGGCCGCCACCTTGGCCGAGGCAGGCCTCCGGCCATGAGCCTCCCTGGCGAAAACGGCGGCCAGGCGCGCCACGTCGGCGGGCGCGGCCTTGGAGCCGAGCCGCTTCATGGGGAAGGCGGCGTAGACGCCGCCGAGCTCGAGGTCTTCGTCAGCCGCGAGCGCCTCGATCCGGCGGCCCGCCTGCAGCGCGCGCGCGTCGGCCAGGAAATGGCCCGGCGCCTCGAGCATGAGCTCCGCCGCCGTGGCCGGGGGCCTGACGAGCCTGAGCCCGCCGTCGGGGAGCACGACTCTGGCGCCCTTGGCCGCCCCGGGGATCCTGGCCAGCGTGCAGGACGCGAAGTTCCCCATGCCGAAGAGAGAGAGGCCGGAGATAGGATGGATAAAGGCGATGAGGTTGAAGACAGAGTGCGAGGAATGAGAGTTGGTGTGGGTATGTGTGGCTGCGCTGCCTGGGACGGGTTGCGCGGGGAGATATATAGCAGTGGCGCGAGCAAACGCGTGCGATGGACGATGGATGTGGGTGACGACGGTGGcgtggtgggtgggtgggtgcgaggagccGGAGGAAGAGACGAAAGGTGAGCTGAGTGAGGAGTGGGGTGGTGGTGGCCAGGTGGGTTGGCGTCGTCGTCCAAGAGGATTTGCGCGTGGGGCCGACCGACCACGGGCCACGGGAGTTCGTTGGCTCGGCTTCGGTTGGGCTCCCACCCTCCCTCGCCTCGCCGGCGAGGGACGAGAAAGAAACCTACT from Triticum urartu cultivar G1812 chromosome 3, Tu2.1, whole genome shotgun sequence encodes:
- the LOC125548531 gene encoding uncharacterized protein LOC125548531, which produces MGNFASCTLARIPGAAKGARVVLPDGGLRLVRPPATAAELMLEAPGHFLADARALQAGRRIEALAADEDLELGGVYAAFPMKRLGSKAAPADVARLAAVFAREAHGRRPASAKVAAIVVAPPEAASVAAEADLAPVRAPRLDEMAVDDEAAAAEIGELKQRISGGRLSRRRPTLETIHEESYAALAC